The region GGGTAATGTTATGGGCAAGCAGATGGGGATGCCGTTTGATCTTCTTCTAGGCAGGAAGACGTATGACCTCTTCGCCTCGTTTTGGCCTAAGCAGGACACCAAGACCAACCCCGCTGCGGAACCTCTTAACAAGGCCACAAAGTATGTTGCTGCCAACACGACTATCAAGCTGGGTTGGGAGAATTCAGTGCTTCTGGAGGGTGACGTCGTTGCCAAGATACGGGATTTAAAGGCGCAAGATGGCCCGATCCTACAGGTTCATGGCAGTAGCAATCTTATTCAAACGCTTCTTAAGAATGACTTGGTTGACGAGCTGTGGCTCAAGATCTTTCCTGTAACTCTTGGCAAAGGCAAGCGTCTATTTGGTGACGGTACTATCCCGGCGGCCTTCAAACTAAGCGAATGCGAGAGTTCGCCAAAAGGGGTGATTGTGGCTACTTACGAACGTGCCGGCGAGGTTAAGACAGGTTCTTTCTCCGACTAAGGGAAGAAGTTCATGAAGGAGCCCGTACCTGCGAGTACGGTGACTTCCATATCCACCCAGTAGGTCTGGAAGAGATCGTCGACGTAGAGATTCGGATATGCGTTTGGGGGACCTACGGCGAAGATAGCCTGGCCTGGGCCCGATCCAGCCTGTTGATAGTAGTTAGCGGTTTGGGCGTTGGCGACATCCGGTGCATAGAGAGGCCCACTGGTAATACCGCTGGCGCCGTCGCAGACCGGGAAGTCGCCGCGTAGTGACCAACCCGAAAGAAAATAGTAGAGCGACTTTGCCGACCACTGATCAGGAGTTGCGGCTCCGTTGTAGACGGTAACCCGGTACTTACCCGGTGGTATGACAGCTCCATTGAATGAGCATGAGACCCAACCGCTACCTGCTGCTCCCGACCAACTTGGTGATGCGTTCTGAGCGACCAGTTGCTGAGTGGTAGTACTCCAAACGCCGCACTCGGTGGCTAGCTGAGCGGTGCCGGTAGGCGAGAAGTACCAAATCTTGTTGAGAGTAACGGGCGTGCTGACATCGATCTCGGTCCCAACTACGTAGTTGACCGCTGAATCGCCGCTTGTCAAATGCTGGCTCCCTCCGTTATTGGGCCAGAGACGATACGTACCGGTGTAGCTTGCTGGAGCCTGATCGGTAATCTGAACGTCAACCCAGAAGTTGTCGGTATTCGAACCACCCTCGGGACAATTAGTTGAAGGATCGTTGCCGGTCGTACTAAAGACGCCCTGGAAGTTGCCGTAGGGAGCTTGGTTGGTGCCTGTTTTCCCATAGGCATTGAGCGGCCCGTTGCTGATTCCTGCGGGGTATATCTGACCCGCGCCCCAGGTATTGTTGGTATCCGGGAAGGGCCCGTTACAGCCGATGGCCGCGATGTATGTTGTGCCGACCGAAAGAAGAATTGGCTCAGGAAGGGCTATATAGTTCCACTGCCCAGCGGTAAGCGTGCCTGAGGTAACTACGCTGTTGGGGACTAGCGTAGGTGCGGCGCCATTTAACCCGGCTTGCTGCCATAGGGCGCATTTAGTGGGCCCCGTGTTCTGGAAACCGTCCGATCCGCCAGAATTTTGGGCAACCCACCACCAGTATCCCTCAAACCAGAGATTGCCTGCGAGAGTTTTCCAGACAACTCCCGATATAAAATTGCCCGAGTAGTTGACTGGAGTCGACGGTCCGTTGACGCCGTTAAACAATCTATATGGAGCCGCACTGCCCGAGTTTGACCTGACGCTGATGACGCCTGCCGTCCAGTAGTTGCTGGCTGAACCGGTCTGGGCCCAATCGTAGCTTGTACCAGCTGACGAGGCGATCTGGTAGCCGGCCCAGTAGTTATTTACCCCGTTGTTGGTCGCCGTCCAACCGCCAGGCGCGGAAGCCGAGCCGCCCTCGATAGCCGCCGCGGCTAGTACGAACTCGTTGGCAAACTGCAACTGCCCGGTCGCCCCTGAATCGACAGCTGTCCCGGTGGTCGTCGCCGCGTTGCCCATTGTGACGATCG is a window of Candidatus Saccharimonadales bacterium DNA encoding:
- a CDS encoding dihydrofolate reductase family protein, whose amino-acid sequence is MRKLVLLTFISLDGVMQAPGGPEEDTSGGFKYGGWTFPYFDEFLGNVMGKQMGMPFDLLLGRKTYDLFASFWPKQDTKTNPAAEPLNKATKYVAANTTIKLGWENSVLLEGDVVAKIRDLKAQDGPILQVHGSSNLIQTLLKNDLVDELWLKIFPVTLGKGKRLFGDGTIPAAFKLSECESSPKGVIVATYERAGEVKTGSFSD